The Spea bombifrons isolate aSpeBom1 chromosome 4, aSpeBom1.2.pri, whole genome shotgun sequence genome segment GAGTATAACACTGTTTGCTTGATGGTGGACCCTATTAAATCACGTGTTTAATACACTACAATACATGGGTTAATCTGATTGGGGTCTGTTTAAAAAAACTCCAGATGGACAAATAAGTTAGAGTTGACCTTACTAAGGAAAGAAAATTGCAGTCAATGTTATAGAATTTTGCAAATCATTGCCTATGTTCATTTGCATATTTGTTGAGTTGATGATGAGGGACTCTCATAttctattttctctctcttattCTAACAATCTCAGCAAATAATCTCTGATGCCATCCTAACAAATCGGATTCCTGAGGCACAGTCGTTTCTTCGCCTTCAAGGACATCCCTGTCCTGGTCTGACTTGGTTGAAACAAGAAGGTCTGAAACTGGTTTACAGATGCCTGCAAGAGAAATGCGTGCCAGAGGCCTGTCAGCTTCTCCGTAATATGGTACAAACACTCGTACAGTCACACTCCTGCCCATGTCCCTTCCTCCTTATCTCCTGTGTAGTATAGCAGTGTATAAAGAGATGGATCTTGCCAGGGTTTTTGTATAAAATCCCATTCAGCTAGTATCACACTTTTTTGAAGAAATAGCTGAGtgtgtctgttctttttttctaggGGTTTTCTGTGTGGAGTGAACTTCATCGTATCTGTATGCACACATCTGAACGGAGTGTCCGAAATCTGCTTGTGAGTAAATTAGGGCAACACGCGCCTTCTTTAAGACTCGTTTACAGACATCTCTGACCGCGAGTCTCTCTTTAGGTTGACCTCCTACGGGCTGAGGGGCGCCTTTCTGAGCAGGAACAGGAGCAGATTCACACAGTGTGTCGGGTGGAGGAACTGTATTATAACCCACACAACCGTGAAAGAGGGAAGAGGAAAGCAACGTATGATGGGTAACTTGCATTGCGATTTGCTTTACCCCAAACATCCTATGCTGAGCTATATTGCTGAGCCACTATGCCTTTGTCCAGTAGGCCATCATGGAAGCCCTACACTGCAGCGTGTGAATCAAACATCTTGGAAGAGGTGCTGACAGCTCCAGATCATGATCCAGAGACTTTGCGGCTTTACTGGGCACAAGGCTGGAACAAAGATACTCAGGAAGCGATCCTACTCGCTGAACAGGAGGATAGCGGTGAGTGCAAAGACTTCCAACCCGGAGTTACTGCGATCACTATTAATAGACTATTAATTGATCTTCATGTGTCTGTCTTTCTACCGTCTGTTTCACCCTCAGACTTAAGTCTCTGTCAGCCCCACATCCTTTGGCGTCACTTGACTTTGTGGCATTCGTGGCCATCGATTTGCTCGTGGCTTGAGGAAACTGGATCGCACGCAGAGAAAGACAACACAAAGCTCACACGATGGCCTCGTCTGACCCCAGAATTAGTGGATGAAAATACCATGTGCTGTCGCTACACAAGGCAGAAAATCCTAGACAAATTGTTAAGGTGCGAGGAAAAAGAATGTGGGGTTAGGagatgattactttttttttacatcgtaAGAAGTGTAATCTTTCATGGAATTGGTTAAACCAAACACGTTCCATGTGTAACTGTGTAGGAGGATTTGCTTTGTGTGCATAAAGCAGAATCTGTGTTGAGGTGTGAATAAGAGCTTTGGAAAGGCGCTATGCTGTAGTGGGATCCAGGTCCATGTAACAGAAAGCTCTATGTCTGCTGAGAGTTCCATAGTAGGTTGTATCTGTAATACAGAACTGCATGAGTTCTGGAGTGGGGGATAGAAGGGTGGTTGGGTGTGACTTTCAGCAGGGGCATGGAAGCCGAGGGCAATAACTTaccatcactttttttttttttttacagtgtggGAATGATTGTCCCGTCTGAAATGAATGATTTTGAGAGTCTTGTGGAACGCCTGGCATTTGGCAACAAACTGATGTCATCTTCTGACTCTCTTCCAAGTGTTTTCCTTACCAGCATGGATTTTCACAACCGCTTTGTCCAGATGTGTGCAGAGAATGGCCTTCAGTACCTCCTGTACACTTACCTAGATTATTACAGGTAAACCCACCGGCTTGGAGGTCTGCAGAGCTGATATAGGGTTCAAGAATCTCACTTCATATAGGTTATTGAGGCTGTTATATGCTGGGATgtggacattattattattaatattatactttatttataaagcgctgaccaattccgcagcgctgtacaaggtgaaaattttacagataacgacaagtacaaaatgaaaagcaattgacgtacagatacaagaggaatggagggccctgttcccgcaggaacttagctctatatatattttcctttttggcAGGTTGACTCCAGAATTCTGCTCTGCACTGACAAGTCCCACACTTCTAGAGAGATTCCCTTGGTTCAGTTTCCTTGTACAAATCCGAAGAATTCAAGACAACCCGGGGGGTAAGATACGCCCAGAGAGATGGGGACGGATGAATGCACTGTATTGTTTGTTGGGATTTCCTACCATAGATCACCCTGCTTTGCGTTGACGCTATTTTTACTCTGCGTGGAATACACATCTCCGGtctttcttcttattatttgttTGCGTCTTTCCTCTACCGTGTTCTTTCTGGTAATTTAGTTTGTCTTTTCAGTCCTGTACTGTATTTGTTGCCATGCTGTTTGTTTGTCTGGTGTTTCTGTACCTCCTCACATATATATGGCTCTTCATTCTCAGATTACAGCCAGATATTCCATGCAAGCTTGGCCAACGCTCACATGGTGATGCCTGAATACCTGCCCAGCGTCAGCAGCATGCTGCTGGAGGGACACACACTGCTCGCCCTCGCGACCAACATGTATGCACCTGGGGGCATTGATAGGGTAATATATCATACCTCcattctattttatttcctcTCCTGTCTAGTGCATGTTTTCACCCAATTCTCTACGTGGAACCTTTGACATCGTTTTGACAAGTTCTTCTTGTAAATAAAGACTTTGCAGCATAGattgtttctgtttctttttgtatatgttCAGCTATGGAGTTTATAAAGAACATTAAAATAGTATCATTATCAACTCATTATACTGTTGTCCACTCAGGTGTTGGAGCAGCGCGAGGAGCAAACACCTTGTCACATGAATGTCGATCCCCAGCTGCTGAAGATGGCTCTGGCTCCCTATCCAAAACTTAGAGCCGCTTTATTCCCCCAACACCCGGCTCCTGGATctccttcccacatttcactctATCATCTCTTACAGGTATATGGTAATATCCTACAGACACACGAACACTGATTGAAAGGCAAAAAACAACCATGCCTGTGAACTACTTACAAGGTTAAGAATGTATCAGATGATTTATTTAGAATGTATACCGGTTTCTCTTATAGTACAGATACGACTATTCATCAAACCTTTTAGAATCAATGAACCACCGAACAAAAGTAcgttattttatgtataacctGCCTTTTCCTTCACAGGCACTTTCCCCCTTCAACCCAACGCATTTTTTCACCTGGCAAGGAGCAAACACTCTTGCTTCCGCTGGTAAGTAAACTGCTAGCGTATCGTAGTTTCAGATGGGAtaagtaagttttttttaatagtattttcATACATTTGAAAATTGAAAGAGGGCATGAATGATTGTGTGATCTTTATTATTCACAGACAGCCGCACAGAGCTCCCTCACTGCTCATGCCCACGGCTGGTCAGCAAGTGGGCAGTGGTAGAGCAGCTGGACGTTTGCTACTATCTCCGTACGGGGCGACCGGCAGTCGCGTTTGCCAACTTCTTGGTGCAGAAGCTTCTAAAAAGCAAAGCACCCCAACAACAGTAAGTCAATGGGAGAAAAAGGGAAATCACTAGGCCTCTGCAGTTCCTCTTTCCCATGAGGTCCTAGGTTCTATTCAGTGATACTTTTATGCATTAACCTTAAATTGGAAATATTTTCCCATTAATAAAATTCCACCGGTGATGGATTTGAACCCTGACCTTTTCTATCTCTGCATGATATTGCAGGGGTTTGAGATGTTCCAAGCAAACCATCCTTCAGattataaaaatatcaaatatttattatgcTACAATTGTAGCTTAGTCggataaaatactttttttttaatttatttttattttttatcgaAATCATTTTTCTAGTCCTACTCGCTATTGTTGCGTATGTCGTGGCCTCCAccattcttcctcttctttacGGGGTCATACGATTTGTATCCTTTGCAGAATTCAAGAGATTGCGAAGGATGTCTATTCCTTAGCGTTGTCCTGTTTCAACGTACAGACCGTGATTGCTTCCTGTGTTTGTTTCCTGGAATTGCTGGGTCTTAGCAGCCACAAGCTCCGCGTTGATGTAAATGTTGCAGATCTAATCCTGACCCATTCAACATCTCCAAACGATGAGCTGGGACAGAAATCCGAGGCACAAGCCTTAGGTATCATCATTTCTCCTCTCGTCTTTATAGTGTATTTCTACAAATGCCCATTTCGTCTTccttttttcacttttgtttCTTGTCTGCTTTTTCACATCTATGTCGTCAGCCCAAAGGATGCTCAGACTGGTGGACAACGAgaccaaagctgcaggagaacTTTCAGTGAGCTTGGAGGAAGCTATGAATTCCACCTTAGAGAAGGAATGGGAAAGCAGGTGAGATTAAAGAAAGTGAAAGCGGTTAAAGGAACAGGGGCAGTAGGCTTCATCTCGATGTAAGTTACTTGCTGACTTTTTATTGTCATTTGTAATTCAGTGTGAGATGGATGAAATATTACTAAACTCAGCATCTGGTGTACTGCGAGATCATTGTATGAAGTACTTCAACACTGCTTATTCATAACTATAATTAGCCATGTGAGCTACTGATCTAATGTCCAGAACGCCATTAGCGCAGTTCTGAAGCCTGCTCTTGCATTACGTTTAAGAGGCCGGATTCTAAGAAGCAGGTTGGAGGGGCATTTGTTGGAGTGCCATTCACACAAATATATGTCTCTGTTTGTCCAGGCCCCACGCCTGCGGTGGCCCATGGTCCACGATCACGCAGTTTTGCCTGCTGCACTCTGTTCCTTTGAGCTCCCGATACCTGAGACACTGCGGCCAGAGGCAGGACTGGCTGCAGCTTCTGATGCACACTCACTCTCATCAGCAGGTCAGTATACACTCTCTCTCGGCCTTCCTTATTAGCAAGTGCCAGAGCTTAACGGGGACTCTGTTCACATACCCCGCTTTCATTCATCTACTGTCTGTTTTTCGCATGTCCACCCATTTTCAGTGTAGGCCTTACCAAGAGTGCCGAAGAGAAACCAGTAGTCTTTATGTCTATGGACATAGTCCTGGGTGCTCACTCATGTTCTTTACCCACAGAGTTCTTTTTATGCCCGCTGCAGATATCCTGTGTTCTAGAAGATCTCGGCCCAGCTCTGAGCAGTCACGTGGCTCTGGCGTTGCAAAGAATGAAGTTAGACGAGCAGCCCTCGTGTGATTCCCAAGCAGAAGTGGACAGTGAAGCAGGACCAGTGAATTTGTTCCATGTTATGCTTCGATGCCAAAAGTCAGAGAAGCCGGGACGTATGCTACTAAAGGAGAGCGTGAGATACAGTGCTCCGCTGTTGAGTGTGCTTGCTGCATGTGTGCAGGTAAGTCACAATATAGGTATATATGCAACACTAACCACACGGGCATTGTATATTAAAATCAGGGCTACAGTCAGCCCAGGAAGATGGAGAGCTAATGAGGCTTGGTGAAATTCTCAGATTAATGTCATGTGTCCAGAAGACTCTGCACTGATCCTTCAAAACTCTAAATGAAACCTGgattataacaaaacaaaaacagaataaaggTGCTAAAAATTAATGAAACTTTTTCTTGGACAATTTGATGAAGGATACCGTTTCTTTAGCTGAATGATGTTATCCCTACGTCTTGttataagcaaaaaaataaatcaaacctcTTGTTTTAATCCATTAACTACTCGTTTTATCCACTAACCTGTCCCGTCTCTTCTATCCCAGGACGCTGACCTCATCTCCTGTCTCTGTGTGTGGATTCTTACATCTGTGGATGCTGCCACGTGTGCCGTGATCAAACGCTCACTCTCTACCCCTGAAGATCATGTCTGGGACCTGAGTGATCTCTCATGGATTTGGCTTAATCTGCTGGAAAGAAAGGCGAGCAGAACCCTGCACAGAGCTTTCAGCATCTTTATGGAGGTGACACGTGTTACATGACAAGTATCGGATAATATAAAAAGATTAATGGCATTTAGTGTATACGGTCACTTTGATTTAACACATAAAGCGGGGAGATGCTGGTAATGTGGACCATGAAGGCAAGGGCGTTACAGCAGCAATCAGCATTACACACAGGGGGAGACAAGAGGGGCTCATGTTTCCTATGATTTTTCAGATACACATTATGATTTATTTAGGACTGTCCCCTGTTACCCCTACTTGATATGTACGAGACGTGTCTTCATCACAAAAACTATCTGAGTGCAGAGGACAAACTGCAAGATTTCAAACGCCAGCTGTTGAGTGTGAGTTACCTGTATACTGATCATGTTTTTAACGTGTTGCTAATATTTGTACCCGGCACACATGCATCTTTCTCGTGTTAATATTATCAATTGTTACCATAAATCTCATTCTTCCTCAGCTCCAGTCATCAGATGGCTCCTCTACACTCCTCCCACTTACTTGGATTCAGGATCAGGTCTCGGAGCTTCTgaagcttcttctcttgcagaGCAAAACTTCATACGAACAGAGGAAAATTCTGCAACTACTCTGCGATAATGACAGCCAGAATGTTTGTGGGGGTAAGGAAACCCCTAGGTTTCAAAGCGTGCATATACTTCCTCTTATCCTTCTGTTTGGTGACCATCTGCTCCTTTTTAATACTTCCAGCAATGGATATCCACAAGTTGAGTGCACTCACTCAGATTCTGCATGACTATCCTGTCTGTATTGGCAAGGAGCTCCTCAGAGAGTATAGTGAAGAAGGCCTTCAAGTGGAGTGTCAGCGGTTGTTGCACCTACTGCTGGAAGGCAAGCACTTCTGTCTGGCACGAAAGGTGGCAGAACTGGCAAATCTGCCTGCTGACAGCCTGGTGATTGAAGAGGTAAGCTTGACGCGCACTTACCTACTTATTTGTTTAGAGTAACACTGAGAAATGTATTGCTTTTCTCATAATGCCCCATTACAGGTTCTGCAGGACCAGTTTCTGCTACAGGAGATTGGACAATGGGAATGTCCACAGAGTCGAGCAGAATTCTGGAAGAAATGTCAGCAGATGTTCACCACCAACCAGTTGTCCCCAGTTGCGGCTTCCGCCTTCTTTAATTCTCAGGCTGCTAATTTCTCCGCTGCCATGGCAGGAGCGGGAGAACATATTGATCATCTAGCAGAAGAGGAGTTGTTGCTCAGCCTTGCAGGAAATTGGTTGTCTCTCAGTGATTGTGCTCAGGTGGCTTCTTTGGAGGAACTGGAGAAACTGATCTGGAAATGTCGCATTGACCAAGAGGTTTTGAGAAGAAACGGAGGAGCGCGTGTCCTCTGCTCTGTATCTCCCTTCACTAGCCTGGCTTCTGAGTTCTCCTTCTCCAACCTACCTGCACTCAACTCCCCATTGCTTTTTGAAATATCCACTCTGCCACCACTCAGTGGCTTGCCTGGCACATTAGACTCTGATGCTTTGCTGGCGCTGAGTTACTTAGTAGATCGTCTGCTTGATGACAGCCACGTGCATGAGGCCAGTCGCGTGTGCAGATACTTCCAGCTTCCCCATCGCAACCTATGGCTGGTGCTCAACTGTAGAGCTCTGGCCACAGGTGAGACTACAAAGGATCAGATGCACCCGGATATCCAAGCCATCCTCGCAGAAGGACTAGAATTACAAGAATGTGTCTGGAAACGGAGGAAGCGTCTGCAGAGCTGTGAGTGTTACCTTTACCCTGTATACAAGCAAAGATCTCCTTCCAGCACAACCATCTAGCACTGGGATGCATCCGCTTCAGTAGGCTCCAAGTATGCGGGTATTGGATACACCGTGTGTGGCCCAAATAGTACTATTAAGTACTTTTACGTAAAGAAGATGCTATAGCTTAATAAATCCAGACAGTAGTGTGGCCGTCTAATTAAATATTACTTACATTGATGGACCAATTAGGGTGCAGTTTGGattctataaaacaataaagcagATTTAGGCTTTTGTGTCAGAAATGGGGCCAAAGGAAACtccatataaatatttttaggcAGTTTTAATGAACTCTTTACATAATACTTTTTAAGATCTTAACTGCTTCTCCAGtccaaataataatttcttGGAATGCTTCCCAgaataaataatcatatttcAGAATGTGTATTTCTAACGTGTTGGTATGCTGGCACACTTCTCCTGACCTGAACTGATTATATCCCAGCATCTAGTTTAGAAGGTTCACCGTCCCCTCTGCGCAGTGATCCGGTGCTCACCTATCTGGAGATCCTCAAAGATGCCTGCACTCATGGCAAACCCTTCTGCCTGCAGCTGCTGTGCATGTACGAGCTGAGTCAGGTAGGTGTTGGCGCTAAGAGATGAAGTTAAGGCTCATGATGAAAATCTAAAGTACATCGTTGAGATTCACAATGGATAAACCAGGAAGCTGGACGTGTTTCTTAGCTACGCCGTAGATATTAACGTGAGACTCTGTCCTTGTGTCTTGGCCAGCATCTTGGATGTTCCTTCTCTGATATCTCCTCCAGAGATGCCATTGACGTTCTACGTTCTCTTATTTCTTGTCGCCGTCCTGAGCTCAGTGACAGAGCGCAAGCGGTCATCAGCTCGCACAGGCTCTCCGCAGACACCGTGGCAAAGATTGTAGCCGAGGAGGGACTGCGAATTTGGCAAGCACAGTACAAGGAAGGAGGTTGGTGGCAAAAGGGACtcctaaatattttttggcagtCACATGCTTTCTTCGGGTTAAAACTCTGTGTTTCTATCGCTATGTCCAGGACCAGCCGAAGTGTGCAACGTTTCCGAAATGAGGAACCGATTCCTGCAACTCACAAAGCTTTGTCCCGATCCGACCTTGGTGGGGTTAACGCTACTAGAAAATCTGGAGACCGTGCCGCTTACAGAGTCGCAATGCAGTGAGCATGAGTGTGGAGGGAGATCTTCCTCCTTCTTCCCTTTCTTTTGTTGCTCTTTCAGCTCCTTTgcctttcctttttatttttctgccgCCCTCCCTGACTTGCGCTGCACACGACCTGCTTGTGTTTTCCAGTTATTGAGCTACTGATCTCTGCCCATGATTGCTTCAGTTTGACTTGTCATCTGGAGGGTATTCGACGGGTGTTACAGGCTTGCCGCTATCTCATTGAAATGCACTTGGCACCAAATCAAGAATACAGCCTTATGGTGAGAAGAGCAGTCAAAGCGTTTAGATTTTTTAGGTCTAAAtccatcctgaatctaaaacaaagACCGAGGAACGATtatggtctgagtctttacatcaggaaataaACCAGGCAGACCGCAGGAgccgaatgcttcttatctgctgttaaaTTCTGTTTCTCTGTTGTTATCCGTCAGGTGCGTCTCCTCTCCGGGATCGGTCGCTACAATGACATGGTATACGTATTTGACATTTTGCACAAAAGCCAGCATTTTGAGGTTTTGCTACGGAAACAGCTGGACACGGTAAGGTTGGGGGATGGATACTGGAATATAGTGAGATTTGCGGTGCCATTATTGAGTTGTTTCGCTGTCACTTTGTTACTGTCCAGAAAGGGGGACTGCAGACCGCGTTACTGGAATATATTAAGCGCTGTCATCCGGGGGACAGTGAGAAACACAACATGACTGCGCTCTGCTTCAGCCTGCATCGAGATATCGGCCATAACCACGAGCAGGCGGCTCTCATCCAACTTAAACTGATCCAGTCCCAACCCTGGGGTAAGTGATGGTGATGTGTAACTGTAGGGCTGCTTAAACACCAGAGCATTGCTCTTAAAAGTGTAAGTGTCAGAATTACCTGTCTTGATTagtaaaaatgtgatttttttattgattatattgcactttttttttcttatgtgtttatgtttaataaGGAGAGTGTCGGGGGATCATGTGGCAGAGCGTGTTCGTTTGTTACCAGTCTCCAAACACTCTCCTTGCCTTTATGTTGCAGAATACTGGATGTCTGAACGGGCCGAGTTGAAGTCTTCATTAATGAAAGCCCTGACCCTGCTCATTGATGCCGCGGAGAGCTACTCCAAGGTAACCTGGGCCTTGCAATCAGTTTCACTGACAcgttacatgtatatatgtgtgtatgtatatatgtgtgtgtgtatatatatatatgtcattctTCAGGATTCGTGTGTCCGCCAGTCCCTGCGCTGTGCGCGCCTCACCCGCCTCCTGACGCTACAGATCCATCTGCTGAACATTGGCCATGAAACCAGACTTATCAACTTGGAGAAAGAGAGTGTAATGACTCCAATTCTGGCACTTCCACGCTTTTATCAGGTTGGTCTTTATAAATGGGCTTTCTTGGCAGATTTCTTGAGAATTTTCACCCCCTTTCTGCACGTACCTCCGGCTTCTTTCCAAAGCAGATGTTCgcttgcattttgtgttttaatcaCTAAGCAGCAACCTTTTTTTGAAACCAGAGCAGTATTCGGTGCTCTAGGCTCGTGCGACAGTGACGTATAGCTTGTTTCTCCTTCATTCAGTCTGAGCTCTGtgataaacaaagaaaaggaatcccagcattccaaacagcttccaatctttaggatactttattaagcgagagcaaacaaaagcaacgtttcggccaaacagggcctttgtctcTGTGATCAGACAGGACGGTGATAGAACCGGTTACTGGACTGTGTAGCGGGATCAGGAAGATGTGACATGCTCTGTAAAGCGCAAGCTACGTGCCGTACATGATTTCACTGTTCTTGGTCTGCGGCAAGCATTTGTTCCCTTCGTTTCTCAGGCTGTTATTGTAGCTGAAGCCTACGACCAACAACCAGACTGGGCAGAGGTTTTATATCACAATGTTATCGTCGGAGGTGACTTCCAGTACCTAGAAGAATTCAAACAGCGCCAGCTGCTCCAGAGCGGGGTGTTCGAGCAAATCTCCAACAGGTAAGATGCTTCTCGTGTGGGTAAAACTGTGTGGCGGCAAAACGCTAGAAAGGATGATCTGCGagagtgcagagagatttatCAGTTTGCTAAATCCAGCCATGTGTCATGCATGAGCCAGGTGCTGGACCTCTCGCCTTAGTACTCTTTATTTCCCGGAGGGTAAGTGGATGTCGCTGGGTTGGTGGTAGTCGtattttttgaggggggggtgtgtgtggaaggtatagtatatattactttttaagAATAGCCTTTTAACACATTtacttttcacattttcttgttttctacTCTTTATTTTCAGTTGATTCTGAGTTTGattacagaattttggtccTGATTCGATTCAAGGCCAAAATTTGACTTGCAGGGCTCAATGCTTTATCTGCTATAGGTAGTTTTAGTTTGATACCCCTATAGTAGCCACAACATTCACCAGGACATGAAATTCCTTAATGCATCTTACACATCGGCAGGGGGATATCTCTGTATCTGCTGACAAACTAATCTCAGCAGGAGACGGCattattaacatctaccacttctgctggaaagctgTTACACTTATCTACTGCTTTCTgagcaaagttttaaaaaaactgaacacGCTTATCTATGGGATGCAGTCTGGTCGGCTTGGGCAAGTCTTGTGgatgttatctgggtgctggggttAAATCCTTCTTGTGCGACCTGGGTGCCAGAGCTGTCCTTtagggtgtgcgacctgtgatatGTGCAACgtagggtttccatgcattatttatttgatctatgcctgcagtGCTGAGTTTGCATTTTCAGTGTAAAACTCTGTATTTACTCTATACCTGctaatacagggtttgtatgtcttattctattgatctatacctgcaatgctgtgtttccttgtggagtttatttgatctatatttgAAGTACATGGGGTGGAAAAGAGAGAACGAGGAAGGAGGGAACAAAGGGATTCTAAGAATGATAATGGTGGGGAGGGGCACAGGGATGGCACGCAGAGCCCTGCTTACTTTTTCtgatttgtttatttcattGCCTGCCTACCATTACATGCTCTCCAccattgttatgttttttgtctTGGAtgtgtcccaagtgcattattttacatttatccacgttaaaatgccctagaccaaaaaaaaagtcatatgtAAAAAATGTTGAGGTTTCAGctacttttattgttttatagccCAATTGCACATTGTAGTTGTATGTGAGTAGGACTTGTCTTGAACAATATATCTGCGTGGGTAAACTACTAAACAGTTCTCTTGATGTTAATGCAGCTGGACTGATATTCTTTGCGTTTCTCTTAGGTGTAAGCTGCAGCCTCCAGGTGCTGCCGGTCTCCAGAATCTGAAGCGATTGATCAGTTATTGCGAGGACACCTACACTCAGTACAAGCTGGCGTTTGAAAACCAGTTCTACGATGTGACCGATGTTCTCATGAAAGACTCACAGACTCGCTGCTGTCTCACAGATATGCTGTCTCGGTGATACGTGAGACACGGAGCTGTTCTCCACACACAAAGAATAAGTATACCGTCAGGATCATTTATAGATGATAACTGTTCTGGCTCGTAGATCTAATTCTGGATGCTGTGAAGGAATTGCCTGCATGCCAAATAAAGCAGCGTCTCATCATTTTGTAATATGCTGCTCTGCCGTCTACAACAACATTACACATTCCGTAATTTTTGTACATGTACTTTAAGTGGTAAACTAAATCAATTTATCTTGGGATTAAGGAGAACTGAGTgtgaatctctctctctctacattTAACACAATAGCCAGATTTATTACACGGAGCGACCTGCCGCCTTTCATTTGACACGCATACTTCACGCAGTCACTCCGCcggtgtaagagtgtgtgtgcgcACGCGTGCGGTTGGTTGTGCTGTAATGTGTTATAATTATGTGTCAATCATATGTCAAGAATGGAGAGAATATAGAATTAAAGTTTCCCTTGTGGGGAAAATGTTGCAGTTATGTATTAATGTTTCATATCTTTTGATGTTTTCTTGATGATATCATGCACTATATTTTAATTGCATAATTCATGTTGTTCACATTTTACGATCCTAGATCTGTAGTTTTCCCATAGAGGTCAATACGAGACTGCAATGCAGTTCTATGTTAATTTTGCCAACGTGTTATTTTACAGCATACGATCATACA includes the following:
- the SPG11 gene encoding spatacsin — protein: MPLKILLVPGLVLHKETENPLQVSLNRQKNLTLCSLLPRGTLCLTCLPPGSLNCFHTHIEGSFSKFLWEDADGLQDSLDRCPHLLVLHEDKELSVYEVNATEGRLDLTTVCHCDKDTLRKLCVDNHVCISSVLSVHLLALHGEQILLLINNRVLLHLDYNGEDVNPKTLSCFDLDLDPEAADRISDVCLSNDILFLLDSSGIVYIYDTLDGSHVADMELPLRPETSSLDPLTNIHVSPDLSLAVVSSKAGWVLSLRLYEYFRQKSGQAKWCDEKPRELPESYTDKDDVSSCDGGIHEFGCPFRTDRSWEATLSSLCTEIRDVEDLHLYPQTSHPLPCSNCSKVPFSWNPLGGGWQIIQVDGMEESVSLRIWSVSSFSAVFCLRGSDGNLTVVLFDTETQSVMYHQLGKALCVDCTPDQPCLVITDKGISLVLFGASQDEFLTRLMIHGSASNADTLCLLNNWGRCSIPIHTLEAGLENRQLDTVDFFLKSKENILNPSGPEDVNADVQSEHYLRNVQDLLPALDLLSSYIRGTDQETHSKHFSEQLLQLTLGFLNGQLRTLCTLTSAPDPAIKECVRILTGYVTGLRPFMKRFTQQPQTMQVPQSAREKKAWKNLSVEQIISDAILTNRIPEAQSFLRLQGHPCPGLTWLKQEGLKLVYRCLQEKCVPEACQLLRNMGFSVWSELHRICMHTSERSVRNLLVDLLRAEGRLSEQEQEQIHTVCRVEELYYNPHNRERGKRKATYDGRPSWKPYTAACESNILEEVLTAPDHDPETLRLYWAQGWNKDTQEAILLAEQEDSDLSLCQPHILWRHLTLWHSWPSICSWLEETGSHAEKDNTKLTRWPRLTPELVDENTMCCRYTRQKILDKLLSVGMIVPSEMNDFESLVERLAFGNKLMSSSDSLPSVFLTSMDFHNRFVQMCAENGLQYLLYTYLDYYRLTPEFCSALTSPTLLERFPWFSFLVQIRRIQDNPGDYSQIFHASLANAHMVMPEYLPSVSSMLLEGHTLLALATNMYAPGGIDRVLEQREEQTPCHMNVDPQLLKMALAPYPKLRAALFPQHPAPGSPSHISLYHLLQALSPFNPTHFFTWQGANTLASADSRTELPHCSCPRLVSKWAVVEQLDVCYYLRTGRPAVAFANFLVQKLLKSKAPQQQIQEIAKDVYSLALSCFNVQTVIASCVCFLELLGLSSHKLRVDVNVADLILTHSTSPNDELGQKSEAQALAQRMLRLVDNETKAAGELSVSLEEAMNSTLEKEWESRPHACGGPWSTITQFCLLHSVPLSSRYLRHCGQRQDWLQLLMHTHSHQQISCVLEDLGPALSSHVALALQRMKLDEQPSCDSQAEVDSEAGPVNLFHVMLRCQKSEKPGRMLLKESVRYSAPLLSVLAACVQDADLISCLCVWILTSVDAATCAVIKRSLSTPEDHVWDLSDLSWIWLNLLERKASRTLHRAFSIFMEDCPLLPLLDMYETCLHHKNYLSAEDKLQDFKRQLLSLQSSDGSSTLLPLTWIQDQVSELLKLLLLQSKTSYEQRKILQLLCDNDSQNVCGAMDIHKLSALTQILHDYPVCIGKELLREYSEEGLQVECQRLLHLLLEGKHFCLARKVAELANLPADSLVIEEVLQDQFLLQEIGQWECPQSRAEFWKKCQQMFTTNQLSPVAASAFFNSQAANFSAAMAGAGEHIDHLAEEELLLSLAGNWLSLSDCAQVASLEELEKLIWKCRIDQEVLRRNGGARVLCSVSPFTSLASEFSFSNLPALNSPLLFEISTLPPLSGLPGTLDSDALLALSYLVDRLLDDSHVHEASRVCRYFQLPHRNLWLVLNCRALATGETTKDQMHPDIQAILAEGLELQECVWKRRKRLQSSSSLEGSPSPLRSDPVLTYLEILKDACTHGKPFCLQLLCMYELSQHLGCSFSDISSRDAIDVLRSLISCRRPELSDRAQAVISSHRLSADTVAKIVAEEGLRIWQAQYKEGGPAEVCNVSEMRNRFLQLTKLCPDPTLVGLTLLENLETVPLTESQCIIELLISAHDCFSLTCHLEGIRRVLQACRYLIEMHLAPNQEYSLMVRLLSGIGRYNDMVYVFDILHKSQHFEVLLRKQLDTKGGLQTALLEYIKRCHPGDSEKHNMTALCFSLHRDIGHNHEQAALIQLKLIQSQPWEYWMSERAELKSSLMKALTLLIDAAESYSKDSCVRQSLRCARLTRLLTLQIHLLNIGHETRLINLEKESVMTPILALPRFYQAVIVAEAYDQQPDWAEVLYHNVIVGGDFQYLEEFKQRQLLQSGVFEQISNRCKLQPPGAAGLQNLKRLISYCEDTYTQYKLAFENQFYDVTDVLMKDSQTRCCLTDMLSR